In Colwellia sp. PAMC 20917, a single genomic region encodes these proteins:
- a CDS encoding nuclear transport factor 2 family protein, translated as MKIKIPMLIVCLVVVFWGNVSIAKDNEHYSGQKTEMFIGVDSPAGKVVMQFHLALKTDDQTTARKLLADDVLIFEGGGVERSADEYAHHHMLSDMKYLAAMKSEPLEHNVKVMGNSAVSMSRSKTMGTYKGKELKYEGMETMVLEKQQGEWKIVHIHWSN; from the coding sequence ATAAAAATTAAAATACCCATGTTGATTGTCTGTTTAGTCGTAGTATTTTGGGGAAATGTAAGTATTGCGAAAGATAATGAACATTATTCTGGTCAAAAAACTGAAATGTTTATCGGTGTTGATTCACCTGCCGGAAAAGTGGTTATGCAATTCCATCTAGCGCTGAAAACCGATGATCAAACTACAGCGAGGAAGCTACTGGCAGATGATGTTTTAATCTTTGAAGGTGGTGGAGTGGAACGCTCAGCCGATGAATACGCTCACCATCATATGTTGTCAGATATGAAATACCTTGCTGCTATGAAAAGTGAACCGTTAGAGCATAATGTAAAAGTTATGGGTAACAGCGCTGTGTCGATGTCACGCAGTAAAACTATGGGGACTTACAAAGGAAAAGAACTAAAGTATGAAGGTATGGAGACTATGGTGCTAGAAAAGCAACAAGGTGAATGGAAAATAGTTCATATCCATTGGTCAAATTAA
- a CDS encoding MerR family transcriptional regulator, with the protein MRVTELANTMNTTADTVRYYTRIGLISPVKNPENGYKIYGKTVQQRLKFILSARQLGFSVDEIKDILVEADKGHTACPLVRGIVQHRLEETEKQFQAALLLREKLRNAISEWQSKPNKDPTGHMICHLIESVGLEGDVHHNGDNNE; encoded by the coding sequence ATGAGAGTAACGGAATTAGCGAACACTATGAATACAACGGCAGATACGGTGCGTTATTACACCCGTATTGGGCTTATTTCTCCCGTTAAAAATCCTGAGAATGGCTACAAAATTTATGGTAAAACCGTTCAACAGCGATTGAAATTTATTTTAAGTGCTAGGCAGTTAGGTTTTTCAGTGGATGAAATTAAAGACATCTTAGTTGAAGCGGATAAAGGCCATACGGCTTGCCCTCTAGTTAGAGGTATTGTGCAACATCGCCTTGAAGAAACCGAAAAGCAATTTCAAGCAGCGTTGTTATTAAGAGAAAAGCTAAGGAACGCAATAAGTGAATGGCAAAGCAAACCCAATAAAGACCCTACGGGACATATGATCTGTCACTTAATTGAAAGTGTAGGGCTAGAAGGAGATGTACATCATAATGGAGATAATAATGAATAA
- a CDS encoding YybH family protein, which yields MIKYITIVLLLTLSFISFAHSDEQHNDKEKQAIIDILSSIKYGWENGDGTPFRKNFLDFKGARYIEGGGQNAGLDSLVEHHVEPEKDALEYLKLHFSDIEIHFEGNNKSFAWAIANTRVKGKVNKNGREFDKSGYQTFLFRKVDGFWKLVHSHSSSRDYKPKESGSHLHN from the coding sequence ATGATTAAATATATCACAATAGTTTTACTGCTTACCTTAAGTTTTATTAGTTTCGCCCATAGTGATGAACAACATAATGACAAGGAAAAACAGGCCATAATCGATATACTGTCGAGCATTAAATATGGCTGGGAAAATGGAGATGGAACACCTTTTAGAAAAAACTTCCTCGATTTTAAAGGTGCTCGCTATATTGAAGGTGGTGGACAGAACGCTGGATTGGATTCTTTAGTTGAGCATCACGTTGAACCTGAGAAAGATGCCCTTGAATACTTAAAACTTCATTTTAGCGATATTGAAATTCACTTTGAAGGTAATAATAAAAGCTTCGCTTGGGCCATTGCCAATACCCGCGTAAAAGGTAAAGTTAACAAGAACGGCCGTGAGTTTGACAAAAGTGGCTATCAAACCTTTCTTTTTCGAAAAGTTGACGGCTTTTGGAAGTTAGTACACAGTCATTCATCTAGCCGTGATTATAAACCTAAGGAATCCGGTAGTCATTTACATAATTAG
- a CDS encoding heavy metal translocating P-type ATPase produces MNKLTGKLDNPLANKSTQELIIEGAGCASCVGKIELALKSIPDVDNAEMNFALRTVLVTGQVSVDLLIKAIETIGYNAKSANEASDDELLDEKEIADQKYYIRLMRQMWVALGLGVPLMIYSLAGGPMTVDTTLERGVWLFIGLLCAAIMYFAGKHFYVGAWKSFTNHTANMDTLIALGTGTAWIYSMVVVFFPMALPEMARHVYFEATAMIIGLINLGLALEVKARGRTSDAIKRLIGLQAKTARVVRDKKEIDIAIEQVLLNDIVRVRPGEKIPVDGMVTQGHTSIDESMLTGEPMPVEKFEEDEVVAGTLNKSGSILFKATRVGKDTALAQIINMVKRAQNSKPPIGRLADIISAYFVPVIMITAIVSALVWLNFGPDPALAFAVVSATTVLIIACPCALGLATPMSVMVGVGKAAEAGVLIRNGEALQTASKITAMILDKTGTITEGAPKVTDIVIADNNYTEEYILTVASSIESGSEHPLAQAIVDSTIEKGIDPENVTDFHAIAGHGVEAVFNDHKLLFGNQKLMLKYGVALNGFVAQAQQLAKEAKTPMYLAIDKKLAAIIAVSDPIKSDSIEAIKRLQANGIRVVMLTGDNRATANAVAKKVGITEVFAEVLPEDKANKVAELQAQGEIVGMTGDGINDAPALALANVGFAIGTGTDVAIESADITLMRGSLHGLADAIAVSKATLRNIKQNLFGAFIYNVAGVPFAAGVLYPFFGLLLNPVIAGAAMAFSSLTVVSNANRLRFFKPQDH; encoded by the coding sequence ATGAATAAATTAACTGGTAAGCTTGATAACCCTCTTGCGAACAAAAGTACTCAAGAACTAATTATTGAAGGTGCTGGTTGTGCTAGCTGTGTTGGGAAAATAGAACTTGCCTTGAAAAGTATTCCTGATGTTGACAACGCTGAAATGAATTTTGCCTTGCGAACCGTTTTGGTTACTGGGCAAGTAAGTGTTGATCTTCTTATAAAGGCAATAGAAACAATCGGCTATAACGCTAAATCAGCCAATGAAGCAAGTGATGATGAACTATTAGATGAAAAGGAAATAGCCGATCAAAAATATTATATCCGCCTAATGAGACAAATGTGGGTTGCCTTAGGTTTAGGTGTGCCTTTGATGATTTATAGCCTTGCGGGTGGACCTATGACCGTTGACACCACATTAGAGCGTGGTGTTTGGTTGTTTATCGGTCTTTTGTGTGCAGCTATTATGTACTTTGCGGGTAAACATTTTTATGTGGGTGCGTGGAAATCTTTTACAAACCATACAGCCAACATGGATACGCTAATTGCATTGGGAACAGGCACTGCTTGGATTTATTCGATGGTCGTGGTGTTTTTCCCCATGGCATTACCTGAAATGGCAAGACATGTGTATTTTGAAGCCACGGCGATGATCATTGGTTTGATTAATTTAGGCTTAGCATTGGAAGTGAAAGCACGAGGAAGGACGAGTGATGCGATAAAACGCTTAATTGGATTACAGGCTAAAACAGCCCGTGTTGTACGGGATAAAAAGGAAATTGATATCGCCATTGAGCAAGTACTGCTTAACGACATTGTTCGGGTGCGGCCAGGAGAAAAAATTCCCGTAGATGGTATGGTAACTCAAGGGCACACGTCAATTGATGAATCGATGTTAACAGGTGAGCCTATGCCGGTAGAAAAGTTTGAAGAAGATGAAGTCGTTGCCGGAACCTTAAACAAATCAGGTTCAATTTTATTTAAAGCAACACGTGTAGGTAAAGACACTGCACTCGCTCAAATTATCAACATGGTGAAACGAGCACAAAACTCAAAACCACCGATTGGCCGATTAGCGGATATTATTTCTGCTTATTTTGTTCCAGTTATTATGATCACCGCAATCGTTAGTGCATTAGTCTGGCTTAATTTTGGACCCGATCCCGCATTAGCTTTCGCTGTTGTCTCAGCAACAACGGTTTTAATTATTGCTTGCCCTTGTGCGCTTGGCTTAGCAACACCGATGTCTGTCATGGTTGGGGTTGGCAAAGCCGCCGAAGCAGGAGTACTCATTCGCAATGGTGAAGCACTGCAAACCGCATCAAAAATTACCGCAATGATCCTCGATAAAACAGGCACTATTACTGAAGGTGCTCCGAAAGTTACTGATATTGTAATTGCAGACAATAATTACACTGAAGAATATATCTTAACGGTTGCATCGAGTATTGAGAGTGGCTCAGAACATCCATTGGCACAAGCTATTGTAGACTCGACCATCGAAAAAGGTATCGACCCAGAAAATGTCACTGACTTTCATGCTATCGCCGGACATGGAGTAGAGGCTGTATTTAATGACCATAAGTTGCTCTTTGGTAATCAAAAGTTGATGTTGAAATACGGAGTGGCTCTAAACGGTTTTGTCGCACAAGCTCAGCAGCTTGCTAAGGAAGCAAAAACCCCAATGTATCTCGCCATTGATAAAAAACTTGCCGCTATTATTGCTGTTTCTGATCCCATAAAAAGTGATTCTATTGAAGCGATTAAAAGACTTCAAGCCAATGGTATCCGAGTAGTTATGCTTACTGGAGATAATAGAGCAACAGCAAATGCCGTTGCTAAAAAAGTAGGCATTACAGAAGTGTTTGCTGAAGTCCTACCTGAAGATAAAGCAAATAAAGTTGCTGAGTTACAAGCGCAAGGAGAAATTGTCGGTATGACAGGTGATGGTATCAATGATGCCCCTGCATTGGCATTGGCCAATGTAGGGTTTGCTATTGGAACTGGTACAGATGTTGCCATTGAAAGTGCTGATATTACCTTAATGCGAGGCTCATTACATGGGCTAGCCGATGCTATTGCTGTGAGCAAAGCGACTTTACGCAATATCAAACAAAACCTTTTTGGTGCTTTCATTTACAACGTTGCTGGGGTGCCTTTTGCTGCTGGTGTGCTTTACCCGTTTTTTGGTCTGTTACTTAACCCCGTAATCGCAGGCGCTGCTATGGCGTTTTCATCGTTAACTGTTGTAAGTAATGCTAATCGGTTACGTTTTTTTAAACCTCAAGATCATTAA
- a CDS encoding PepSY domain-containing protein, producing MKLLKTSRKFHKWLMLFLGLQFLIWSISGAYMVIFDIDYIHGDSLVVNHQTKLDADTITYPFSKLRQQYPDAESIEVEVFIDQAVYRFKQGDNKYLVDAQTGQQLSPLNEVSAIRAAQHYYSGKGGVAEVELIQENPPFELSRRALPAWRVNFDDFGNPSIYVSAQTGKLVSKRHEFWRIFDLMFSLHVMDYEDEDPSNQLLFWFTLFSILASIFGGVLSYFVIFKNRAKNTTNAARFAKEITGEAK from the coding sequence ATGAAGTTATTAAAAACTAGCCGTAAATTTCATAAATGGTTAATGTTGTTTTTGGGCCTTCAGTTTTTGATCTGGTCAATATCAGGAGCCTATATGGTGATATTTGATATTGACTATATTCATGGTGATAGTTTGGTGGTTAATCACCAAACTAAACTTGATGCAGATACTATTACTTATCCGTTCTCAAAACTACGTCAGCAATACCCCGATGCCGAAAGCATAGAAGTTGAGGTTTTCATTGATCAAGCTGTTTATCGTTTTAAGCAAGGGGATAATAAATATCTCGTTGATGCTCAAACGGGCCAGCAGCTTTCTCCGTTAAATGAGGTATCCGCGATCCGAGCCGCTCAACATTATTATAGTGGTAAAGGAGGCGTGGCAGAAGTTGAACTTATTCAAGAAAATCCGCCATTTGAATTGAGTCGTCGAGCTTTACCCGCTTGGCGAGTTAACTTTGATGATTTTGGCAACCCTTCGATTTATGTTTCAGCTCAGACGGGGAAACTTGTCAGTAAACGACATGAATTTTGGCGTATCTTTGATTTAATGTTTAGCTTGCATGTGATGGATTACGAAGATGAAGATCCGAGTAATCAACTATTGTTTTGGTTCACCTTATTTTCGATATTGGCATCAATATTTGGTGGAGTATTAAGTTACTTTGTTATTTTTAAAAACCGAGCAAAAAACACTACAAACGCAGCCCGTTTTGCTAAAGAAATTACAGGAGAAGCAAAATAA
- a CDS encoding c-type cytochrome — MKIIKSLLLFAVLGIGAAATVMYSGVVDVAADEPHSDLVHWLLEETRENSIKKSAQAIDVPDLSAPELLLTGGNDYEFMCSSCHLKPGQRESDLSVGLYPAPPNLSLSPESHEGHEHGDAAQADRKSFWVIKHGIKASGMPAWGKTHDDERIWAMVAFIKRLPTLTPEQYQILTAID, encoded by the coding sequence ATGAAAATTATTAAATCATTATTACTATTTGCTGTATTAGGTATAGGTGCAGCGGCTACGGTGATGTATTCAGGTGTAGTTGATGTTGCGGCTGATGAGCCTCATAGTGATTTGGTCCACTGGCTTTTAGAAGAAACCAGAGAAAACTCTATAAAAAAATCAGCTCAAGCTATTGATGTACCTGATTTAAGTGCTCCTGAACTGTTATTAACAGGAGGCAATGACTACGAATTTATGTGCTCTAGTTGCCATTTAAAGCCTGGTCAGCGTGAGAGTGATCTGAGCGTAGGCTTGTATCCCGCACCACCTAACTTATCACTTTCTCCTGAAAGTCATGAAGGGCACGAACACGGCGATGCAGCACAAGCTGATCGTAAGAGTTTTTGGGTGATTAAGCATGGAATTAAGGCATCAGGCATGCCTGCTTGGGGGAAAACACACGACGATGAACGTATATGGGCAATGGTTGCTTTTATAAAACGATTACCGACTTTGACACCAGAGCAATACCAAATACTTACCGCGATAGATTAA
- a CDS encoding porin, whose product MKQVTLYSAVAAAILMSTVTTATAQENSTLDIGRLALAGYGDVTYIAQSNMKDEEGNAIQNNVVARFVPIFLFQLSEKIHIEAEIEFSTNAEGETETELEYANIHYFFNDNTIITAGKFLLPFGQFGANLHPSWINKAASNPGLYGGHGGNGSLGGITSIMGDTGINIANTWTLGDAGRIFTDFYTVSGPRQEAGDHGGGVEMEAKKAITMTVWPLVAVLLMLFYLNGK is encoded by the coding sequence ATGAAACAGGTAACTCTCTATTCGGCTGTCGCAGCAGCCATATTAATGTCAACGGTGACAACTGCTACAGCTCAAGAAAACTCAACTCTAGATATTGGCCGCTTGGCTCTTGCTGGTTATGGCGATGTGACTTATATCGCACAATCAAACATGAAAGATGAAGAAGGAAATGCCATTCAGAATAACGTCGTTGCACGCTTTGTTCCGATCTTTTTATTCCAACTCTCTGAAAAAATTCACATTGAAGCTGAAATAGAATTTAGTACCAATGCTGAAGGTGAAACAGAAACCGAACTTGAATATGCCAATATACATTACTTCTTTAATGATAATACTATTATTACTGCGGGTAAGTTTTTACTGCCATTTGGGCAATTTGGTGCAAATTTACACCCAAGTTGGATCAACAAGGCGGCGAGTAATCCTGGTCTTTATGGTGGTCACGGTGGCAACGGCTCATTGGGTGGCATTACAAGTATCATGGGTGATACGGGTATTAACATTGCCAATACATGGACCTTAGGAGATGCAGGTCGTATTTTTACCGATTTTTATACGGTAAGTGGTCCACGTCAAGAAGCCGGAGATCATGGTGGTGGCGTTGAAATGGAGGCTAAAAAGGCGATAACAATGACAGTATGGCCTTTGGTGGCCGTGTTGCTTATGCTTTTTTACCTGAATGGGAAATAG
- a CDS encoding c-type cytochrome codes for MKLVKLLLPLITLTLSAFSVQAEHVSDPSLVAKGAKIYGENCGRCHNARPAEEYSKKEWSVVMPHMRAKAHMTGKETLAVEAFLASTLTADVQNTQTQIVAPKRTGAELVTQLGCQGCHQIKGEGGKLGPALDDVVLSKGEAFVLKKLANPKFNNTASAMPKYPMTQDDMKAIIGFLNK; via the coding sequence ATGAAATTAGTTAAATTATTATTACCATTGATTACGTTAACCCTCAGTGCCTTTTCAGTACAAGCAGAGCATGTAAGTGATCCGTCGTTAGTGGCCAAAGGCGCAAAAATATACGGTGAAAACTGTGGACGCTGTCACAATGCGCGTCCCGCAGAGGAGTACTCTAAAAAAGAATGGTCAGTGGTTATGCCTCATATGAGAGCTAAAGCACACATGACAGGTAAAGAAACCCTTGCAGTAGAAGCTTTTCTAGCGAGCACATTAACGGCTGATGTTCAAAATACACAGACACAAATTGTCGCACCGAAGAGAACAGGCGCTGAATTAGTTACACAATTGGGTTGTCAGGGCTGTCATCAAATTAAAGGAGAAGGTGGAAAATTAGGACCAGCTTTAGATGACGTGGTATTGAGTAAAGGTGAAGCGTTTGTACTTAAAAAGTTAGCTAACCCTAAATTTAATAACACAGCTTCTGCTATGCCAAAATATCCTATGACGCAGGATGACATGAAAGCCATTATTGGTTTTCTGAACAAGTAG
- a CDS encoding 2Fe-2S iron-sulfur cluster-binding protein yields the protein MLLLKKLHKWLSLLVGLQLFIWLGTGLYFNLMDHEKASGNQFRQRPTIAQVDISRLVEPQLVLSRSKRSVSLKQISLLAQPYYLLTHQKGLYSHFINNYSLVDAYTGEPVLIDEAIATKLAQSSYNGQGAIKRAIKLSPPYDDIPREKNHVWQINYADHINTSVYIDAGSGRIIKHSNDDKRFVDIFFMLHFMDYGSEGSFNNVQNIVFAIFTLFFSLTGLIWTIELAFNGQYKVTLGRKKRKLALFDKHHQSMGEIDVSTKTNLLDGLIEHDIFLSSTCGGGGTCGQCKVLLDKRVRVTSADSTQFTTDELQQGFRLACQHNGTEIERLTLVDVTKAKKHLLELTSSEFISPFIKELRFKIVGGNKLAFKAGAHMQFFIPAAKGVSIPQRLPEKLKPHWHHIDHLEYEHKACSRNYSLANGKGENDGGAEELVFTIKIQNAPNRSILPGVGSSYLCNLALGQTIDAVGPFEYFCAKPLSNKTMILVGAGSGMAPLKSLIEEQLTYFESKAEKGRIIKRDIYFFYGARTEDDLLYQSEFFQLAKQFANFNYFPVLSQPSAEWTGAKGYVQELLKLQIEGISQINNVEFYLCGPPDMMSTTIDLLKTKNVDASNIAFDEFTQ from the coding sequence ATGTTACTCCTTAAAAAACTGCATAAGTGGTTGTCGTTATTGGTCGGATTGCAACTATTCATTTGGTTAGGTACTGGCTTATATTTCAATCTAATGGATCATGAAAAGGCATCGGGTAATCAATTTCGTCAACGTCCAACTATCGCGCAGGTTGATATAAGCCGATTAGTTGAGCCTCAACTGGTGCTGTCTAGATCTAAGCGGTCAGTATCATTAAAACAAATATCTTTGTTAGCTCAACCTTATTATTTGTTAACCCATCAAAAGGGACTATATAGCCACTTTATCAACAATTATTCTTTAGTTGATGCTTATACGGGAGAGCCTGTCCTCATTGATGAGGCAATAGCAACAAAGCTGGCGCAATCTTCTTATAATGGCCAGGGAGCTATTAAAAGAGCCATTAAGTTATCTCCGCCTTATGACGATATACCGCGTGAAAAAAACCATGTTTGGCAAATAAATTATGCTGATCACATTAATACTAGTGTTTACATAGATGCTGGCTCAGGACGTATTATTAAGCATAGTAATGATGATAAGCGTTTTGTTGATATTTTCTTCATGCTGCATTTTATGGATTATGGTAGTGAAGGCAGTTTTAATAATGTTCAAAACATTGTTTTTGCTATCTTCACGTTATTCTTTTCTTTAACAGGTTTAATTTGGACAATTGAATTGGCCTTTAATGGTCAATATAAAGTCACCTTAGGGCGAAAAAAACGCAAATTAGCATTGTTTGATAAGCATCACCAGTCAATGGGAGAAATTGATGTATCGACTAAAACAAACTTACTGGACGGCTTAATTGAACATGACATTTTTTTGTCGTCAACGTGTGGCGGCGGTGGCACCTGTGGCCAGTGTAAAGTACTGCTTGATAAAAGGGTTAGAGTTACTTCGGCAGACTCTACCCAATTTACAACTGATGAATTGCAGCAAGGTTTTCGTTTAGCTTGCCAGCATAATGGCACTGAAATTGAGCGGCTAACCCTTGTTGATGTCACGAAAGCGAAAAAGCATTTACTTGAACTAACGAGCAGTGAGTTTATCAGCCCATTTATCAAAGAGCTTCGCTTTAAAATAGTAGGCGGTAATAAACTTGCTTTTAAAGCAGGAGCGCATATGCAATTTTTCATACCGGCTGCCAAAGGTGTCTCTATTCCACAACGGTTACCGGAAAAGTTAAAGCCTCATTGGCATCACATTGACCATTTAGAATATGAGCATAAAGCCTGTAGTCGTAACTATTCCTTAGCTAATGGTAAAGGTGAAAATGACGGTGGTGCAGAAGAATTGGTCTTTACCATTAAAATTCAAAATGCGCCGAACAGAAGTATATTGCCAGGTGTTGGTTCAAGTTATTTATGTAACTTAGCTTTAGGACAAACAATCGACGCGGTTGGACCCTTTGAATATTTTTGTGCGAAACCACTTAGCAATAAAACAATGATACTAGTCGGTGCAGGCTCAGGTATGGCACCGCTCAAATCTTTGATTGAAGAACAATTAACTTATTTTGAAAGTAAGGCTGAAAAAGGACGCATAATTAAAAGGGATATTTACTTTTTCTATGGTGCTAGAACGGAGGATGATTTGTTGTACCAAAGTGAATTCTTTCAATTAGCTAAACAATTTGCCAACTTTAATTATTTTCCGGTGTTATCGCAACCATCGGCTGAATGGACGGGAGCAAAAGGCTATGTTCAAGAGCTTTTAAAATTACAAATTGAAGGTATCAGTCAAATAAATAATGTTGAATTTTATTTGTGTGGACCACCAGACATGATGAGTACAACCATTGATTTACTGAAAACAAAGAATGTAGATGCAAGCAATATTGCATTTGATGAATTTACACAATAA